Proteins from a single region of Hymenobacter sp. GOD-10R:
- a CDS encoding topoisomerase C-terminal repeat-containing protein translates to MSEKTETKSGSEEPLVPRPVGPAVTPKKPTEINVDETRDEFIKNAQPVADALRQRGKVEEATNLEAATKIISVAVGTQQPKLGDELKGDSVSNTLKDIWEVIDKDPELRKMPQAQNLRRAGEKLDGAGLLNITVRNGLVVSFISNFADNLASAQQHVAKPVQKVEGVKESPASAARAQQPGTTAAPVAAAAPAEKPSVAQAAPVEKQQAAPEKQATTPAPEAKPAASLLPESVLQKAKALYRENQVTAQQASPMAAFTKADIPVQLLTKMGLQVEELEKSGQLQKLLSGQKTDLISSFSLRNEQGEQVPFAAKLVLRRDAAGAPSLQFDLPKHQLVIPEQILGKEITPAMKEQLTKTGVVPLTDGFQDGKGKTFSAYVAIDKEMNRVVAVRREGVTVPKELLGVTLSPEERKSIQEGRPTKVQGMTNTKNQLFDAIVQLDPIKRSVSFNDVKPHVEKQTAEETKVRRGIQM, encoded by the coding sequence ATGTCTGAGAAAACCGAAACAAAAAGTGGCTCTGAAGAGCCGCTAGTTCCCCGGCCAGTAGGGCCAGCAGTAACCCCTAAGAAGCCTACGGAGATCAACGTAGACGAAACGCGGGATGAATTTATCAAGAATGCCCAACCTGTAGCTGATGCTTTGCGCCAGCGGGGCAAGGTGGAAGAAGCCACGAACTTAGAAGCGGCCACCAAGATCATTAGCGTAGCCGTCGGCACGCAGCAACCAAAGCTCGGGGATGAGTTGAAAGGTGATTCTGTCAGCAACACCCTCAAGGACATCTGGGAAGTCATTGACAAGGATCCCGAGCTTCGCAAGATGCCGCAGGCCCAGAACCTACGGCGGGCAGGCGAAAAGCTGGATGGTGCGGGCCTGCTTAACATCACGGTTCGGAATGGCCTAGTAGTAAGCTTCATCAGCAACTTTGCCGATAACCTAGCTAGTGCGCAGCAGCACGTGGCGAAGCCTGTTCAGAAGGTAGAAGGCGTGAAGGAGTCCCCCGCTTCCGCTGCTCGTGCTCAGCAACCAGGCACTACGGCGGCACCGGTGGCAGCAGCTGCACCAGCGGAGAAGCCTTCAGTAGCGCAAGCGGCGCCAGTGGAGAAGCAGCAGGCCGCCCCAGAGAAGCAAGCTACCACGCCGGCGCCTGAGGCGAAGCCAGCAGCATCCTTGCTACCGGAATCAGTACTACAGAAGGCAAAGGCATTGTACCGGGAAAACCAGGTTACAGCGCAGCAAGCAAGCCCTATGGCAGCTTTCACCAAGGCTGATATACCGGTGCAACTGCTCACTAAGATGGGACTACAGGTAGAAGAGTTAGAGAAGTCCGGCCAACTGCAAAAGTTACTTAGTGGCCAGAAGACGGACCTCATCTCGTCTTTCTCCCTACGCAATGAGCAAGGTGAGCAGGTGCCCTTCGCCGCCAAGCTCGTGTTACGCCGTGATGCAGCCGGCGCCCCGAGTCTGCAATTTGATTTGCCCAAACATCAGCTGGTGATTCCGGAGCAGATTCTAGGCAAGGAAATCACGCCCGCTATGAAAGAGCAGCTGACTAAGACGGGGGTAGTGCCACTGACGGACGGCTTTCAGGATGGCAAAGGAAAAACCTTTTCCGCTTATGTGGCCATCGATAAGGAAATGAATCGAGTGGTAGCTGTACGCCGTGAGGGCGTTACAGTACCCAAAGAATTACTAGGCGTTACGCTGAGCCCCGAAGAGCGAAAGAGCATCCAAGAAGGCCGGCCTACTAAGGTTCAGGGAATGACGAATACTAAGAACCAGCTCTTTGATGCCATCGTGCAGCTAGATCCTATAAAGCGCTCAGTTTCCTTTAACGACGTCAAACCACACGTAGAAAAACAAACAGCGGAGGAAACCAAAGTCCGACGTGGAATCCAGATGTAA
- a CDS encoding toprim domain-containing protein, giving the protein MQNPREPELNFSQVKKELNMVDLVLTLGYQHNRAKSGSDPQKGKFHTFDYRGNPRLDQVIIYKAPSGDFLYFNRADDRDKGSVIDFLKFRLENPRIDGITAVPGKNIWTSVIENARRFLSVTVPPRQESSTLQKAIEPVQRGDQFIPDFLLATTTLTDTRYLNSRGISNETLTNACFSSRILNHIREGKTKDGQDYKFVNTAFPQLYKDKIVGLEIKANGFRGQAADSLSSSALWLSNSGNKTHTLIVSESAIDSLSHYQLKQPNNTMYASTAGFLTDNKVAEIRRLVENQNLKTVKAAFDNNLDGYLFDTKLITGLAHPTAAMRIERTLPGLITVGISSGQEQYFTKLHQETKNYNHRLAEGYYQVAGKESPGSTTLTTELITATKDADNSYKFHIPKRLETLAFFNQALISAYPMTVKLEVDKSRANDWNDQLKESLRSKSQAVATSQEPSVRRGIRR; this is encoded by the coding sequence ATGCAAAACCCTCGTGAGCCTGAACTAAATTTCAGCCAAGTAAAGAAAGAACTCAACATGGTAGATTTGGTGCTCACCTTAGGCTACCAGCACAACCGCGCCAAGAGTGGTTCAGATCCACAGAAGGGGAAGTTCCACACCTTCGACTACCGCGGTAACCCCCGGCTCGACCAGGTGATCATCTACAAGGCACCATCCGGTGATTTTCTGTACTTCAACCGGGCCGATGATCGGGATAAAGGCAGCGTCATCGACTTCCTGAAGTTTCGGCTTGAAAACCCTAGGATCGACGGCATTACGGCCGTGCCAGGCAAGAACATCTGGACGAGCGTCATCGAGAATGCCCGCCGCTTCCTGAGCGTGACGGTCCCGCCCCGCCAGGAAAGCTCCACGCTACAGAAGGCAATCGAGCCAGTGCAGCGGGGAGATCAGTTTATTCCAGACTTCCTACTGGCAACGACGACGCTGACGGATACGCGTTACCTGAACAGTCGAGGCATAAGCAATGAAACGCTGACAAACGCTTGCTTTAGTAGCCGAATCCTTAATCACATTCGCGAGGGCAAAACCAAGGATGGCCAGGACTATAAGTTTGTAAACACGGCCTTCCCTCAGCTTTACAAGGATAAGATTGTAGGTTTGGAAATCAAGGCCAATGGCTTCAGAGGGCAGGCGGCTGATTCGCTTAGTTCGTCAGCGCTGTGGCTCTCCAACAGTGGTAACAAGACGCACACCCTGATCGTGTCAGAAAGTGCTATAGACAGCCTCTCGCACTATCAATTGAAGCAGCCCAATAACACCATGTACGCGTCCACCGCGGGCTTCTTGACCGATAACAAGGTAGCCGAGATCAGGCGCCTAGTGGAGAACCAGAACCTAAAGACGGTAAAGGCAGCGTTCGATAATAATCTGGATGGGTACCTGTTCGATACCAAGCTCATTACGGGGCTAGCGCATCCAACTGCTGCTATGCGCATCGAGCGCACGTTGCCCGGATTGATTACCGTAGGCATCAGCTCTGGGCAGGAGCAATACTTTACCAAGCTACACCAGGAAACCAAGAACTACAACCACCGGCTAGCCGAGGGCTATTACCAGGTAGCGGGCAAAGAGTCGCCCGGATCCACTACGTTAACGACGGAACTCATTACGGCCACGAAGGATGCGGATAACAGCTACAAGTTTCACATTCCTAAGCGGTTGGAAACGCTTGCCTTTTTCAATCAGGCCCTGATCAGCGCCTACCCAATGACTGTCAAGCTGGAGGTAGATAAGTCGCGGGCCAACGATTGGAACGACCAGCTGAAGGAGAGCTTACGCAGTAAGAGTCAGGCCGTGGCCACTTCGCAGGAGCCGAGCGTACGGCGGGGTATTCGACGGTAA
- a CDS encoding plasmid mobilization protein: MEELEPQPLEAKANKEVVKRFRATSDEVKRINGKAAKAGLNFSEYCRKSALDKEVVEVIPPDLRRQISAAGNNLNQLTRLANAGKLSGVSTDRLNELLTLLLQTLK; encoded by the coding sequence ATGGAAGAATTAGAGCCGCAGCCACTAGAGGCAAAAGCAAATAAGGAGGTCGTTAAGCGCTTCCGAGCCACCAGCGATGAAGTAAAAAGGATCAATGGCAAGGCCGCAAAAGCGGGACTTAACTTCTCGGAGTACTGCCGAAAGTCAGCTCTGGATAAAGAAGTAGTGGAGGTAATACCACCCGATCTGCGTCGCCAGATCAGCGCCGCTGGCAACAATCTGAATCAGCTGACCCGGCTTGCTAATGCCGGCAAGCTCAGTGGCGTAAGCACCGACCGGCTGAATGAGCTACTAACTCTTTTACTTCAGACGCTGAAATGA
- the mobC gene encoding conjugal transfer protein MobC encodes MEDEKGLRMIINMTLVIGAFLVVLHLYYYCYGFFIEHHLTAAWVGNILTRFSTKTALFRSPYITKGAAVLCLAMTCFGTRGKPDDKQTWPPIIAYLVIGSLLFFGNVWVLDLGYSATLITGLYASTTVLGFLLMLRGGIQMSRMLSLNLRNDIFNTANESFPQEQRYLPNEHSVNIPTTYWYQGKRYNGWINIVNPFRATVVYGTPGSGKSYAVIIQFIKQHIAKGFALYVYDYKIPSLTLVVYNELLKHQDKYAVPVQFFVIDFDNPRKSHRGNPVLASMMTDIVDATEAAATIMLNLNRTWIPKQDDFFVKSPINFVAAIIWFLKLYEGGKYCTFPHTIEFLARDYQEMFPILGAYEEIENYVKPFVDAYEDDAMEQLSGQIASARIALAQMASPALYWVMSGNDFTLDINNPEAPKVVCVGNNPKRKGVYGAALGLFNSRLVSLINTKGKLKSSLIIDELPTMYFRGLDSLIAEARSNLVSTCLGIQTQALLDRDYGKLESTAISELVGNVISGQLRGASAKALSENFGQIVQQRQGVSINSKDTSSSISTQMGNMIPASTITNLSQGTFVGAVADNFGQEIPQKVFHAQIVVDVAKIKKEEAAYQQIPDITSFIDPVTGEDRMDEVIQQNYRAIKNDIATIVKKELDRIADDTNLQHLIKTKKVKA; translated from the coding sequence ATGGAAGACGAAAAAGGATTGCGCATGATCATCAATATGACTCTCGTAATCGGGGCGTTTCTGGTGGTGCTGCACCTGTATTATTACTGCTATGGGTTCTTTATTGAGCATCACTTAACCGCTGCCTGGGTCGGGAATATTCTCACGCGCTTCAGCACGAAAACGGCCTTATTCCGGTCTCCTTACATCACGAAGGGCGCGGCTGTACTGTGCTTGGCCATGACTTGCTTTGGTACGCGAGGCAAGCCGGATGATAAGCAGACGTGGCCGCCCATCATCGCTTACCTGGTGATCGGGTCCTTGCTGTTTTTTGGCAATGTCTGGGTGCTAGACCTAGGCTACTCGGCAACGCTCATAACCGGATTGTACGCCAGCACAACGGTGCTGGGCTTCTTACTCATGCTCAGGGGCGGCATACAGATGAGCCGTATGCTCAGCTTGAATCTGAGGAACGACATTTTCAATACGGCCAACGAGAGCTTTCCCCAGGAGCAACGCTACTTGCCGAATGAGCACTCAGTGAACATCCCAACTACTTACTGGTACCAGGGCAAACGGTATAACGGGTGGATCAATATTGTCAATCCGTTTCGCGCTACCGTGGTGTATGGCACGCCGGGCTCTGGTAAGTCCTACGCGGTAATCATCCAGTTCATCAAGCAGCACATAGCCAAGGGCTTTGCCCTGTACGTGTATGACTACAAGATTCCCTCTCTGACCCTAGTAGTGTACAATGAGCTGCTGAAGCACCAGGATAAGTATGCCGTACCGGTGCAGTTCTTTGTGATTGATTTCGACAACCCGCGTAAGAGCCACCGCGGCAATCCGGTACTAGCCTCAATGATGACGGATATTGTCGATGCAACGGAGGCGGCGGCGACCATTATGCTGAACCTAAACCGTACCTGGATACCGAAGCAAGATGACTTCTTTGTCAAAAGCCCGATCAACTTCGTGGCGGCTATTATCTGGTTTCTGAAGCTCTACGAAGGGGGCAAGTACTGCACATTCCCGCATACTATCGAATTTCTAGCCCGCGACTATCAGGAGATGTTTCCGATCCTAGGCGCTTATGAGGAGATAGAAAACTATGTCAAGCCGTTCGTGGATGCCTACGAAGATGATGCCATGGAGCAGTTATCGGGGCAGATTGCCTCGGCTCGGATTGCCCTCGCTCAAATGGCATCGCCAGCGCTGTACTGGGTGATGAGCGGCAATGACTTCACCCTTGATATCAACAACCCCGAGGCACCCAAGGTGGTCTGCGTCGGCAACAACCCTAAGCGCAAGGGCGTCTACGGCGCGGCGCTGGGTCTGTTCAATTCGCGCTTGGTTTCCCTCATCAACACGAAGGGTAAACTGAAGTCTTCGCTAATCATCGACGAGCTACCAACGATGTACTTCCGGGGCCTAGATAGCTTGATTGCGGAGGCCCGTAGTAATCTAGTATCAACCTGCCTAGGTATCCAAACGCAAGCGCTGCTCGACCGCGATTATGGCAAACTAGAATCGACTGCTATTTCGGAACTCGTAGGTAACGTAATCTCCGGGCAGTTGAGGGGGGCTAGTGCTAAAGCATTGTCGGAGAACTTTGGGCAAATCGTGCAGCAGCGCCAAGGCGTGAGCATCAACAGCAAGGATACAAGTAGCAGCATCTCGACGCAGATGGGCAACATGATTCCCGCGAGTACGATTACCAACCTAAGCCAAGGAACCTTTGTAGGCGCGGTGGCTGACAATTTCGGGCAGGAGATACCGCAAAAGGTATTTCACGCCCAAATCGTGGTTGATGTGGCCAAAATCAAGAAGGAAGAAGCAGCCTACCAACAAATTCCCGACATTACCAGCTTCATTGATCCGGTGACTGGAGAAGACCGTATGGATGAGGTTATCCAGCAAAACTATAGGGCAATCAAAAATGATATTGCCACTATTGTGAAGAAGGAATTGGATCGAATAGCCGACGATACCAATTTGCAGCACTTAATCAAAACCAAAAAGGTCAAGGCATAA
- a CDS encoding helix-turn-helix transcriptional regulator, which produces MNKELIGRRLAALRDELGYPGGEKWTQARVCAETGLTQNMLGRLEQAGAGSIEAFITYLLFFSKHGYNLNWILQPDNAHISKRSISDSTKAVDLTTVVSHLVNIKQVLDKEIDHVVVSLEG; this is translated from the coding sequence ATGAATAAGGAATTGATCGGTAGGCGCCTAGCTGCGCTACGGGATGAGCTAGGCTATCCTGGAGGAGAGAAGTGGACTCAGGCGCGGGTATGCGCTGAAACCGGTCTCACGCAGAACATGCTAGGGCGCCTCGAGCAGGCGGGCGCCGGCAGCATCGAAGCTTTCATTACCTATCTGCTCTTCTTTTCCAAACACGGCTACAATCTGAATTGGATCCTGCAACCTGATAACGCTCATATTTCCAAAAGGAGTATAAGTGATAGCACAAAAGCAGTTGACTTGACTACTGTTGTTTCACATCTGGTGAATATTAAGCAAGTGCTTGATAAAGAAATAGATCATGTTGTTGTTTCTTTGGAAGGCTAA
- a CDS encoding relaxase/mobilization nuclease domain-containing protein, whose amino-acid sequence MIAKTVTGSDFEGALEYGAGLRSDRTNKQSELLSVANVGSNDARGIAAEMQKVAALSHRMQKPVWHTVLSWAPGEEVSREQKLKAAALYCELMGASLKRHQVAVYEHKDKQHPHIHIYINRVPTDGGPALDTAQNYARNVKATRQIREQLGMQQLPSRRVSTKDLDPHKEVARGYVRDELTAALQDTTIRSLDQLIAHFRQKGIEANLKRDAKGVLVGTSFRYQDSSVKGTEAGVKAKQLRDHFSQYGREALRTSDQVTPTVSSGRAPGAESASAGSGVAPQSNELLDTNPNLGAGVDDAQRNENELRRRRRRRPRL is encoded by the coding sequence ATGATTGCGAAAACCGTTACCGGAAGTGACTTCGAGGGAGCACTGGAGTACGGCGCAGGCCTGCGTTCGGACCGCACCAATAAGCAGTCGGAACTACTGAGTGTCGCTAATGTTGGTAGCAATGATGCGCGCGGCATTGCCGCCGAAATGCAGAAGGTTGCCGCGCTCAGTCACCGTATGCAGAAGCCTGTTTGGCATACCGTCTTATCGTGGGCGCCCGGAGAAGAAGTTAGCCGGGAGCAGAAGCTGAAGGCGGCCGCCCTGTATTGTGAGCTGATGGGGGCGAGTCTGAAGCGGCACCAAGTGGCCGTCTATGAGCACAAGGATAAGCAGCACCCGCACATTCATATCTACATCAACCGAGTGCCTACCGATGGTGGGCCAGCACTCGATACGGCCCAGAACTACGCTCGTAATGTGAAGGCCACGCGCCAGATCCGGGAGCAGCTAGGGATGCAGCAATTGCCCTCCCGCCGAGTCAGCACGAAAGACCTGGATCCACATAAGGAGGTTGCCCGCGGCTACGTGCGCGATGAGTTGACCGCCGCCCTCCAGGACACTACTATTCGCTCCCTAGATCAACTGATCGCGCACTTCAGGCAAAAGGGTATAGAAGCCAACTTAAAGCGAGATGCTAAAGGCGTACTCGTGGGTACCAGCTTCCGCTATCAGGATAGCAGTGTGAAAGGCACGGAAGCAGGGGTAAAGGCCAAGCAGCTGCGGGATCACTTCAGCCAGTATGGCCGGGAGGCCCTGCGCACGAGTGACCAGGTCACGCCGACGGTTAGTAGTGGCCGTGCACCAGGCGCCGAGTCAGCCAGTGCCGGCAGTGGCGTGGCGCCTCAAAGCAACGAGTTGCTAGATACTAATCCCAACCTAGGAGCAGGGGTCGATGACGCTCAGCGCAATGAGAATGAGCTACGTCGCCGTCGCCGTCGCCGGCCGAGGTTATAA